AGGTTACATGCCCGCACCATGCTGCGTTGATGCCCGTGCTAGCATATCGCGCATATTTGGAGGACCCATGGTCGAACACGATTTTCGCTACAGCCTGATGAACCCGCAACACACCCTCACCGAATGCCGCGCCCTCGTGCCGGGGCGTTATCAAGTCACCGGCAACGGCGGCTCGATTCGTAATAACGACGTGCTGGTAGTGACCCTTAAAGGCAGCAAGGACTTGTCCATGCGCCTGACCGTCGAAACGGTTCGCCACCTGATCAACCCGCCGGGCCAATGGGTCGCGGTGGCCAGTGGTCCGGTGTTCGGCGAACTGGCGATCCACACCTGGCAAGTCAACTGCGACAGCTGCGCCAAAGAGCTGAGCTTTGAGTTCGCGGTCGACGCCAAGCTGGGCAACAAGGCGGAAAAACCGGCCGCCACTGCACGGATTGCCGAGCTGGGCTGGGCCACCGTTGCCGACAAGCACCTGTGCAAGCAGTGCCAGGAGCCTGCGTGATGAAACGCCTTGCTCTGACCGCCATGGCTGGCGCCAGCCTGTTGGGCTGCGCCGCCGAACCGGTGCAATTGCAACACAACCGTAGCTACATTCTGGAATGGATCGGCGAACGCCCACTGATGGACTACAGCCATCTGACCATCACCCTCGATAAAGACGGTCGGGCCTATGGCAATGGCGGCTGCAACCACTGGTTCGCGCCGTATACCCTGGAAGGCGACAAGCTGAGCTTCGGCAAGATCGGCAGCACCCGCAAAATGTGTGCACCAGCGTTGATGGAGCAGGAAAAACGCTTCCTGCAGGCGCTGGAAAACGTGCAGCGCTGGGACGTTTCACCGATCGACCAAATGCGCTTCTGGCCGGCGCAAGGCAAACCACTGCGTTGGTGGCTTGAAGAGGGTTGATCAGTCTCTTTTCGACCGATCGTTCCCACGCTCTGCGTGGGAATGCATCTAGTGACGCTCTGCGTGACAGG
The window above is part of the Pseudomonas sp. B21-048 genome. Proteins encoded here:
- a CDS encoding META domain-containing protein, which codes for MKRLALTAMAGASLLGCAAEPVQLQHNRSYILEWIGERPLMDYSHLTITLDKDGRAYGNGGCNHWFAPYTLEGDKLSFGKIGSTRKMCAPALMEQEKRFLQALENVQRWDVSPIDQMRFWPAQGKPLRWWLEEG